From a region of the Dyella jiangningensis genome:
- the phoB gene encoding phosphate regulon transcriptional regulator PhoB → MHKRILIVEDEASIRDMVAFALRKAGMDAIHAADARAAQLAIAEQVPDLILLDWMLPGTSGLELARRLRKEELSREVPIIMLTARGEEMDRVNGLEAGVDDYVVKPFSTRELVARIKAVLRRSQGDDGSGMVELGGLRIDGPAHRVFAGDDAVTIGPTEYRLLYFFMTHPERVYSRAQLLDHVWGGSVYVEERTVDVHIRRLRKTLEPWKLDDMVQTVRGAGYRFSASP, encoded by the coding sequence GTGCACAAACGCATCCTGATCGTCGAAGACGAAGCCTCGATCCGCGACATGGTCGCCTTTGCCCTCCGCAAGGCGGGCATGGACGCCATCCACGCCGCCGACGCCCGCGCTGCCCAGTTGGCCATTGCCGAACAGGTACCGGACCTGATCCTGCTCGACTGGATGCTGCCCGGCACCAGCGGCCTGGAACTGGCCCGCCGCCTGCGCAAGGAAGAGCTGAGCCGCGAAGTACCCATCATCATGCTCACCGCCCGCGGCGAGGAGATGGATCGCGTCAACGGACTGGAAGCCGGCGTGGACGATTACGTCGTCAAGCCGTTCTCCACCCGCGAACTGGTGGCGCGCATCAAGGCGGTGCTGCGCCGCAGCCAGGGCGACGATGGCTCGGGCATGGTCGAACTCGGCGGCCTGCGCATTGACGGTCCGGCGCACCGCGTGTTCGCCGGCGACGATGCGGTGACGATCGGGCCGACCGAATATCGCTTGTTGTACTTCTTCATGACGCATCCCGAGCGTGTCTACTCGCGCGCGCAGCTGCTCGACCACGTGTGGGGCGGCAGCGTGTACGTGGAAGAACGCACCGTGGACGTGCACATCCGCCGCCTGCGCAAGACGCTGGAACCATGGAAGCTCGACGACATGGTGCAGACCGTTCGTGGCGCGGGTTACCGTTTCTCCGCCAGCCCCTGA
- a CDS encoding M48 family metalloprotease, whose product MNRLSLSRLATALLCAGLTFSAQAQDRDVRLPDLGSSANALISPQEAQDYGAAMLRQMRSLDMVLDDALLDDYINDLGYRLVSGSEKPKDHFHFFIAKENIINAFAAPGGYIAVNSGLIVLTNNESELAGVIAHEIGHITQNHLQRAFEASKKDTPLMALVLLGAIAAGAGAGAGDAAGAILMGGQGLLMQRQINFTRKDEIEADRAGIQTLANAGYDPAAMASFFGRMEDTLRVGTGGDLGDTPALLQDHPVTMDRISDAKARAGTLAARQKQRPNGSTLDKTHWEKTTAPIAFVKDPTSLINRDTDGVDNFLLMRERVRVLSNDPGQMTSYYASSLKNDHNFDVPSNRYGYALALIRSNNGNKAAEELQPLLTAHPGNQVLRLAMADAKLQAGRRAEALGIYADLNQQSPRNRAIALGYAKALIEGGSQDDSRQAAAMLMPMLDNNDEPELYRTYARASDKAGDTVRAGEAYADASYLSGRPFDAMEQLKRLLKRPDLDYYARARIQARINDLTPLVMELRKRRVQTDDNPDGRSQQPLQNGSACQGRVCFSANEARR is encoded by the coding sequence ATGAACCGCCTTTCGCTCTCCCGCCTGGCGACGGCGTTGCTTTGCGCCGGACTGACGTTCAGCGCACAGGCGCAGGATCGCGACGTGCGCCTGCCCGACCTCGGCAGTTCAGCCAATGCGCTGATCTCCCCGCAGGAGGCCCAGGATTACGGCGCCGCCATGCTGCGCCAGATGCGCTCGCTCGACATGGTGCTGGACGACGCCCTGCTCGACGACTACATCAACGACCTGGGCTATCGCCTGGTGTCCGGCAGCGAGAAGCCCAAGGATCATTTCCATTTCTTCATCGCGAAGGAAAACATCATCAACGCGTTCGCCGCGCCGGGCGGCTATATCGCGGTGAATTCGGGCCTGATCGTTCTCACCAACAACGAGAGCGAACTGGCCGGCGTGATCGCCCACGAAATCGGCCACATCACGCAGAACCACCTGCAACGCGCGTTCGAAGCATCGAAGAAGGACACGCCACTGATGGCGCTGGTACTGCTGGGCGCCATCGCCGCGGGTGCGGGCGCCGGTGCGGGCGATGCGGCCGGCGCCATCCTGATGGGCGGCCAGGGCCTGCTGATGCAACGCCAGATCAACTTCACCCGCAAGGACGAAATCGAAGCCGACCGCGCGGGCATCCAGACACTGGCCAACGCCGGTTACGACCCGGCGGCCATGGCCTCGTTCTTCGGCCGCATGGAAGACACGCTGCGCGTAGGCACCGGCGGCGACCTGGGCGATACGCCGGCGCTGCTGCAGGACCACCCCGTCACCATGGACCGCATCAGCGACGCCAAGGCGCGCGCCGGCACCCTGGCGGCACGCCAGAAGCAGCGTCCCAACGGCTCGACGCTGGACAAGACGCACTGGGAAAAGACAACGGCGCCCATCGCCTTCGTGAAGGATCCGACGTCGCTCATCAATCGCGACACGGACGGCGTGGACAACTTCCTGCTGATGCGCGAGCGCGTCCGCGTGCTGTCCAACGATCCGGGCCAGATGACGTCGTACTACGCCTCCAGCCTGAAGAACGACCACAATTTCGACGTTCCTTCCAACCGCTACGGCTATGCACTCGCACTGATACGCAGCAACAACGGCAACAAGGCCGCGGAAGAGCTGCAGCCGCTGCTGACGGCCCATCCGGGCAACCAGGTGCTGCGCCTGGCCATGGCCGACGCCAAGCTGCAGGCGGGGCGCCGCGCAGAAGCGCTCGGCATCTACGCCGATCTCAACCAGCAGTCACCGCGCAATCGTGCGATCGCGCTGGGCTATGCCAAGGCGCTGATCGAAGGAGGCAGCCAGGACGACAGCCGGCAGGCGGCCGCCATGCTGATGCCGATGCTGGACAACAACGACGAGCCCGAGCTCTACCGCACCTATGCGCGAGCCAGCGACAAGGCCGGCGACACGGTGCGGGCCGGCGAGGCCTATGCCGATGCCTCCTATCTGTCTGGCCGTCCGTTTGACGCCATGGAGCAGCTCAAGCGACTGCTGAAGCGCCCCGACCTCGACTACTACGCCCGGGCGCGCATCCAGGCGCGCATCAACGACCTCACGCCGCTGGTGATGGAACTGCGCAAGCGCAGGGTGCAGACGGACGACAACCCCGACGGGCGAAGCCAGCAGCCGCTGCAAAACGGTTCGGCGTGCCAGGGCCGCGTCTGTTTCAGCGCCAACGAAGCGCGCCGCTGA
- a CDS encoding carboxymuconolactone decarboxylase family protein — protein MSKSDEQAGKDRVAEFTAFRQRMNERILSEDNQVVRRFFALDTQTYKPGALDVKTKELLGLVASMVLRCDDCISYHVAQCKEAGVTREEFFETFSVGLVVGGSIVIPHLRRAVDFLDQLESGGAAGADCASHG, from the coding sequence ATGAGCAAGTCCGACGAGCAGGCCGGCAAGGATCGCGTCGCGGAATTCACCGCGTTCCGCCAGCGCATGAACGAGCGCATCCTCTCGGAGGACAACCAGGTCGTCAGGCGCTTCTTCGCGCTGGACACGCAGACCTACAAGCCCGGCGCCCTGGACGTGAAGACCAAGGAGCTGCTGGGCCTGGTGGCCTCGATGGTGCTGCGCTGCGATGACTGCATCAGCTACCACGTCGCCCAGTGCAAGGAGGCCGGCGTGACGCGCGAAGAGTTTTTCGAGACCTTCAGTGTCGGCCTGGTGGTGGGGGGGTCCATCGTGATCCCGCACTTGCGCCGCGCCGTGGATTTCCTCGACCAGCTCGAATCCGGCGGGGCTGCCGGGGCGGACTGCGCCAGCCACGGCTGA
- the ppk1 gene encoding polyphosphate kinase 1, with amino-acid sequence MRRKPATPSPVADRAAPELYLSRELAALEFNFRVLAQARDTRIPLLERLRFLSIVANNLDEFFEVRVAMLKHHHMFGSAAPGPDGLSSGDLLSRIRKRVLDLVTQQYTTWQEELRPALDAEGIHFLTRSHWTERQKRWLQGYFENEVMPVLSPLGLDPAHPFPRILNKTLNIAVVLKGRDAFGREGHMALVRAPRSLPRIIRLPDEVCDGGVHYIFLAELLQGFVDLMFPGFKVAGAYQFRVTRNSELMVEEAEVDNLARALSEELLGRGYARPVRLEIGNDCPKSIVSMLIANFELEETDVYRCDGPVNIIRAGTIYDGLDRPELKFPRFIPQLPAIFNDSRCKFEVLRQRDVLLHHPYESFAAVVDLLRQAAQDPAVLAIKQTLYRAGVDTPLVDLLVEAARNGKDVTVVIELRARFDEEANIRLATRLQEAGVQVVYGVVGFKTHAKMLLIVRREDDSLRRYVHLSTGNYHQANSRTYTDIGLMTAHPGIGEDLHKVFQQLSGLGPVIELHHLLHSPFTLYRNVLEKIERETNHALAGKPARIVAKLNALNEAHVIQALYRASQAGVEIDLIVRGACTLRPGLPGVSERIRVRSIVGRFLEHSRVYWFANDGAPELYCGSADWMERNLMRRIEVAFPILDPALAKRVYDETLANYLADNVDAWLLDGKGRYTRAQAGDAPPHSAQQWLLDKLVPATA; translated from the coding sequence ATGCGCCGCAAACCTGCCACTCCTTCGCCCGTTGCCGATCGTGCTGCCCCTGAGCTCTACCTCAGCCGTGAACTGGCGGCGCTCGAATTCAATTTCCGCGTGCTGGCCCAGGCACGCGACACGCGCATCCCGCTGCTGGAACGCCTGCGCTTCCTGAGCATCGTCGCCAACAACCTCGACGAATTCTTCGAGGTGCGCGTGGCCATGCTCAAGCACCATCACATGTTCGGCTCGGCCGCGCCGGGACCGGACGGCCTGTCGTCGGGCGATCTGCTGTCGCGCATCCGCAAGCGCGTGCTCGACCTGGTGACCCAGCAATACACCACCTGGCAAGAGGAATTGCGCCCCGCGCTGGATGCCGAGGGCATCCATTTCCTCACCCGGTCGCACTGGACCGAGCGCCAGAAGCGCTGGCTGCAGGGCTACTTCGAGAACGAAGTGATGCCGGTGCTTTCGCCGCTGGGCCTGGATCCGGCGCATCCCTTCCCGCGCATCCTCAACAAGACGCTCAACATCGCCGTCGTACTCAAGGGCCGCGATGCGTTCGGTCGCGAAGGGCACATGGCGCTGGTCCGCGCGCCGCGCTCGCTGCCACGCATCATCCGCCTGCCCGACGAGGTTTGCGACGGCGGCGTGCATTACATCTTCCTCGCCGAACTGCTGCAGGGATTCGTCGACCTGATGTTCCCCGGCTTCAAGGTGGCCGGCGCCTACCAGTTCCGCGTCACCCGCAACAGCGAGTTGATGGTGGAAGAGGCCGAAGTCGACAACCTCGCACGCGCACTGAGCGAGGAATTGCTGGGCCGCGGTTATGCGCGGCCGGTGCGGCTGGAAATCGGCAACGACTGCCCGAAGTCCATCGTCTCCATGCTCATCGCCAATTTCGAGCTGGAGGAAACGGACGTCTATCGTTGCGACGGCCCGGTCAACATCATCCGCGCCGGCACCATCTATGACGGACTGGATCGCCCGGAACTGAAGTTCCCGCGATTCATCCCGCAGTTGCCCGCGATATTCAACGACAGCCGCTGCAAGTTCGAAGTGCTGCGCCAGCGCGACGTGCTGCTGCACCATCCGTACGAATCCTTCGCCGCGGTGGTGGACCTGCTGCGCCAGGCCGCGCAGGACCCCGCCGTGCTCGCGATCAAGCAGACGCTCTACCGCGCCGGCGTGGACACGCCGCTGGTGGACCTGCTGGTGGAGGCCGCGCGCAACGGCAAGGACGTCACGGTGGTGATCGAGCTGCGCGCGCGTTTCGACGAAGAGGCCAACATTCGCCTTGCCACGCGCCTGCAGGAAGCCGGCGTGCAGGTGGTGTATGGCGTCGTGGGCTTCAAGACGCATGCCAAGATGCTGCTGATCGTGCGCCGCGAAGACGACAGCCTGCGCCGCTACGTGCATCTGTCGACCGGCAACTATCACCAGGCCAACAGCCGCACCTATACCGACATCGGCTTGATGACCGCGCATCCGGGCATCGGTGAAGACCTGCACAAGGTGTTCCAGCAGTTGTCGGGCCTGGGGCCGGTGATCGAGCTGCATCACCTGCTGCATTCGCCGTTCACGCTCTACCGCAATGTGCTGGAGAAGATCGAACGCGAGACGAACCATGCGCTGGCCGGCAAGCCCGCGCGCATCGTCGCCAAGCTCAACGCGTTGAACGAAGCGCACGTGATCCAGGCGCTCTATCGCGCATCGCAGGCCGGCGTGGAAATCGACCTGATCGTGCGCGGCGCGTGCACGCTGCGCCCTGGCCTGCCGGGCGTGTCGGAGCGCATCCGCGTGCGCTCGATCGTGGGACGCTTCCTCGAACACAGCCGCGTGTATTGGTTCGCCAACGACGGCGCGCCGGAGCTCTACTGCGGCAGCGCGGACTGGATGGAGCGCAACCTGATGCGCCGCATCGAGGTCGCCTTTCCCATCCTCGACCCGGCGCTGGCCAAGCGCGTGTACGACGAAACGCTGGCGAATTATCTTGCCGACAACGTCGACGCCTGGCTGCTGGACGGCAAGGGGCGCTACACGCGGGCCCAGGCCGGCGATGCCCCGCCGCACAGTGCCCAGCAGTGGCTGCTCGACAAGCTGGTGCCGGCCACGGCGTGA
- a CDS encoding carboxymuconolactone decarboxylase family protein, translated as MSKRFSIMKYPQALKPLLDYGVALHQCGLEASLVELVQMRVSQINGCAYCLDMHSKDARAAGETEQRLYMLAGWREASSIYSERECAAFAWAEAVTRLDANGIPDEVYQRALAAFSEEELLNLTLGVNLINTWNRINVSFQTPGGSYRPAVRHAA; from the coding sequence ATGTCCAAGCGCTTTTCCATCATGAAGTATCCCCAAGCCCTCAAGCCGCTGCTCGACTACGGTGTGGCATTGCATCAGTGCGGCCTGGAGGCCTCTCTGGTCGAACTCGTGCAGATGCGCGTGTCGCAAATCAACGGCTGCGCGTATTGCCTGGACATGCACAGCAAGGACGCACGTGCAGCTGGCGAGACCGAGCAGCGCCTCTACATGCTTGCCGGCTGGCGCGAAGCGTCCTCGATCTACAGCGAGCGCGAATGCGCGGCCTTTGCGTGGGCCGAAGCAGTGACGCGCCTCGACGCAAACGGCATACCCGACGAGGTTTACCAGCGCGCCCTCGCCGCCTTCAGCGAAGAAGAACTGCTGAACCTCACGCTGGGGGTCAATCTGATCAACACATGGAACCGCATCAACGTGTCCTTCCAGACACCGGGCGGCAGCTATCGCCCGGCGGTAAGGCACGCAGCCTGA
- the sigJ gene encoding RNA polymerase sigma factor SigJ has protein sequence MDHATALFQQHRPRLLGLAYRMLGTQADAEDVLHDAWLRWHQQDTETLDDAEAWLVTVTTRIALDRLRRAKTEREHYTGPWLPEPLIEDVDQPEAALERVESLNLSFLALLERLSPEERAAFLLVQVFDYSHAEAARMLEIAEDACRQRVHRARQRLREGRPRFTHAPDVQRRLLEKFRDALEQANVPALQALFAADAVHLADGGGKATATLRPLHGGDRLVRLYSIIAQRYRDLPIVHRLQWINGAPALLTWVDATLATVAWIETDGERITSIHSLRNPEKLARLEAVTNPPAGTSLS, from the coding sequence ATGGACCATGCCACCGCTCTATTCCAGCAACACCGGCCCCGCCTGCTGGGGCTGGCTTATCGCATGCTCGGCACGCAGGCCGACGCCGAAGACGTGCTGCACGATGCCTGGCTGCGGTGGCACCAGCAGGATACGGAGACACTCGACGATGCCGAGGCCTGGCTGGTGACGGTCACCACGCGCATCGCGCTCGATCGCCTGCGTCGGGCGAAGACCGAGCGCGAGCACTACACAGGCCCCTGGCTGCCGGAACCGCTGATCGAAGACGTCGACCAGCCCGAAGCAGCGCTGGAGCGCGTGGAGAGCCTGAATCTTTCCTTCCTTGCCCTGCTCGAACGCCTCAGCCCGGAAGAACGCGCGGCATTCCTGCTCGTGCAGGTGTTCGATTACAGCCATGCCGAGGCGGCGCGCATGCTCGAGATCGCTGAAGACGCCTGTCGGCAGCGCGTGCATCGCGCCCGCCAGCGCCTGCGCGAGGGGCGCCCCCGTTTCACGCATGCGCCGGACGTACAGCGGCGTCTCCTGGAGAAGTTCCGCGACGCGCTGGAGCAGGCCAACGTGCCGGCGCTGCAGGCGCTGTTCGCGGCGGATGCCGTCCATCTCGCCGACGGCGGCGGCAAGGCCACGGCCACACTGCGCCCGCTGCATGGCGGCGATCGCCTGGTGCGTCTGTATTCGATCATCGCGCAGCGCTACCGCGATTTGCCCATCGTGCATCGCCTGCAGTGGATCAACGGGGCCCCTGCCCTGCTCACCTGGGTAGATGCCACGCTGGCGACGGTGGCATGGATCGAAACCGACGGCGAACGCATCACCAGCATCCACTCGCTGCGCAACCCCGAAAAACTCGCCCGCCTGGAAGCCGTCACGAATCCGCCGGCTGGTACGTCCTTGTCATGA
- the grxC gene encoding glutaredoxin 3, whose translation MPKIEVYSTAVCPYCVSAKNLLKSKGLEWTEVRVDSDPAQREIMLARSGGRRTVPQIFINGHHVGGFDDLAAADRNGKLAQLLETTA comes from the coding sequence GTGCCCAAGATCGAGGTCTATTCCACCGCAGTGTGCCCTTACTGCGTGTCCGCCAAGAACCTGCTCAAGTCCAAGGGACTGGAGTGGACGGAAGTGCGCGTCGATAGCGATCCCGCGCAGCGCGAGATCATGCTGGCGCGCAGCGGCGGCCGTCGCACGGTGCCGCAGATCTTCATCAACGGTCACCACGTGGGCGGTTTCGACGATCTCGCCGCGGCCGATCGCAACGGCAAGCTCGCCCAGCTGCTGGAGACCACCGCATGA
- a CDS encoding isocitrate dehydrogenase: MSKTIAVIPGDGIGPEIMKATLRVLDALDCGLSYEFVDAGMVALEKSGDLLPQPTLDAIAKHKVALKGPLTTPVGGGFTSINVTLRRHFDLYANVRPAISFPGTKSRFENIDIITVRENTEGAYLSEGQTLSEDGETAISMVRNTRKGSSRIVRYAFELAVKKGRKKVTAVHKANIIKTASGLFLNVAREIAKEYPQIEFNEMIVDNACMQLVMKPEQFDVIVTTNLFGDILSDLCAGLVGGLGLAPGDNIGTEAAIFEAVHGSAPDIAGKGIANPCALLLAAADMLDHLGMVDKGDKVRNAIRDVMTNDRDSVTPDIGGKGTTDTFGDAIVKRVRA; the protein is encoded by the coding sequence ATGAGCAAGACCATTGCCGTGATTCCGGGCGACGGTATCGGCCCCGAGATCATGAAAGCCACGCTGCGCGTGCTCGATGCGCTGGACTGCGGTCTGTCCTACGAGTTCGTCGATGCCGGCATGGTCGCGCTGGAGAAGAGCGGTGACCTCCTGCCGCAGCCGACGCTCGACGCCATCGCCAAGCACAAGGTGGCACTGAAGGGCCCGCTGACCACGCCAGTGGGCGGTGGCTTCACCTCGATCAACGTCACCCTGCGCCGCCACTTCGACCTGTACGCCAACGTGCGTCCGGCGATCAGCTTCCCGGGCACCAAGTCGCGCTTCGAGAACATCGACATCATCACGGTGCGCGAGAACACCGAAGGTGCGTACCTTTCCGAGGGCCAGACCCTGTCGGAAGACGGCGAGACCGCGATCTCGATGGTGCGCAATACCCGCAAGGGCTCCAGCCGCATCGTGCGCTATGCCTTCGAACTGGCCGTGAAGAAGGGCCGCAAGAAGGTCACGGCCGTGCACAAGGCCAACATCATCAAGACTGCGTCGGGCCTGTTCCTCAACGTGGCGCGCGAGATCGCTAAGGAATACCCGCAGATCGAGTTCAACGAGATGATCGTCGACAACGCCTGCATGCAGCTGGTGATGAAGCCGGAACAGTTCGACGTCATCGTCACCACCAACCTGTTCGGCGACATCCTTTCGGACCTGTGTGCCGGCCTCGTCGGCGGCCTGGGCCTGGCCCCGGGTGACAACATCGGTACCGAAGCGGCGATCTTCGAAGCGGTGCACGGCTCCGCGCCGGACATCGCCGGCAAGGGCATCGCCAACCCGTGCGCGCTGCTGCTGGCCGCGGCCGACATGCTCGACCACCTCGGCATGGTCGACAAGGGCGACAAGGTGCGCAACGCCATTCGCGACGTGATGACCAACGATCGTGACAGCGTTACGCCGGACATCGGCGGCAAGGGCACCACGGACACCTTCGGCGACGCCATCGTCAAGCGCGTGCGCGCCTGA
- the phoR gene encoding phosphate regulon sensor histidine kinase PhoR produces the protein MPYLFDRSWKLPAALVAGWLVGGVLGWLAGGHVATGVALVAIAEIVLLLTQIRHQAQHMMTQSSTVTSLQHDRFMTRSRRIASSLRDLRSAAGSLPDAVVLLDTEQHVRWFNHAAEDLLGLRRPQDRGAHLDERLSTTELAGWLKEGAREPLNDVAAPGHPNRHINVTLLPFGRRQRLLLARDISHLTRLEQIRRDFVANVSHELRTPLTVIHGYLELIDPEDVPELAPVLSEMRAQSKRMGQIVEDLLTLSRLETQDHVQDERVQMTPLLATIRKEAEALSQGRHQITVESTAESDLLGSVKDLHSAFSNLVSNAVRYTPTGGRITVRWRRTPEGAVYSVSDTGYGIPATHLARLTERFYRVSSSRSRESGGTGLGLSIVKHVLNLHQARLDIQSEPGQGSTFSCWFSQERLLTPGGTDPD, from the coding sequence ATGCCTTACCTCTTCGACCGCTCGTGGAAGCTGCCGGCCGCACTGGTCGCCGGATGGCTCGTGGGCGGCGTTTTGGGCTGGCTTGCCGGAGGCCATGTGGCCACGGGCGTAGCGCTGGTCGCCATCGCGGAAATCGTCTTGCTTCTGACCCAAATCCGTCATCAAGCGCAGCACATGATGACGCAAAGTTCCACGGTGACCTCCCTTCAGCATGACCGTTTCATGACGCGCTCCCGCCGCATCGCCTCCAGTCTGCGCGACTTGCGCAGCGCCGCCGGCAGCCTGCCGGATGCGGTCGTCCTGCTCGACACCGAGCAGCACGTCCGCTGGTTCAACCATGCCGCCGAAGACCTGCTGGGCCTGCGCCGCCCGCAGGATCGCGGCGCGCATCTGGATGAACGCCTCAGCACGACGGAACTCGCCGGATGGCTGAAGGAAGGCGCGCGCGAGCCGCTCAACGACGTGGCGGCGCCGGGCCATCCCAATCGCCACATCAACGTCACGCTGCTGCCGTTCGGTCGTCGCCAGCGCCTGCTGCTTGCCCGCGACATCAGCCACCTCACGCGACTGGAACAGATCCGTCGCGACTTCGTGGCCAACGTATCGCACGAACTGCGCACGCCGCTCACGGTGATCCACGGCTATCTCGAACTGATCGATCCGGAAGACGTGCCGGAACTCGCACCGGTGCTCAGCGAAATGCGCGCGCAATCCAAGCGCATGGGACAGATCGTCGAAGACCTGCTCACCCTCTCTCGCCTGGAAACCCAGGACCACGTGCAGGACGAGCGCGTGCAGATGACGCCGCTGCTGGCCACCATCCGCAAGGAAGCCGAAGCGTTGAGCCAGGGCCGCCACCAGATCACGGTCGAGTCCACCGCCGAGTCGGATCTGCTCGGCTCGGTGAAGGATCTGCACAGTGCGTTCTCGAACCTGGTGAGCAACGCGGTTCGCTACACGCCCACCGGCGGCCGCATCACGGTGCGCTGGCGCCGCACGCCGGAAGGCGCGGTGTATTCGGTGAGCGATACCGGCTACGGCATTCCGGCGACGCATCTGGCACGCCTTACCGAACGCTTCTATCGCGTCTCGTCCAGTCGGTCGCGCGAAAGCGGCGGCACCGGCCTGGGCCTGTCCATCGTCAAGCATGTGTTGAACCTGCACCAGGCACGCCTGGACATCCAGAGCGAACCGGGCCAAGGGTCCACGTTCTCGTGCTGGTTCAGCCAGGAAAGGCTGCTGACGCCGGGCGGCACCGATCCGGATTGA
- a CDS encoding Ppx/GppA phosphatase family protein — translation MSQGDQTPIKDGELIAAVDMGSNSYHMVVARVEHGEPRVIDRLRETVRMAAGLRADGTLDAEHRARALNCLARFGQRIAGVPSIRVRAVATNTVRRLASPQSFLTSAETALGHPVEIVSGREEGRLIFLGASHDLPASRESRLVIDVGGGSTEFIIGRGFAPMHTESVQAGCIASTLRFFPGGKLNRKRWQRANNEIGVLLQQFAEDYRESGWVEAYGSSGTAKAIGSVVQAMKFSDDGITPASLAALRDALLSQGQISALKLPGLAEDRAPVIAGGVVIFEAAFEALGIERMRVCESSMREGLLWDLIGRAGGTDPRTSSIDALANRYGVDRAQARRVESTALMFFDQIARSWKLDGEAREWLSWASRVHEIGLAIAHSQHHHHGAYILRHADLAGFSRQEQQLLAAIVEAHRRKPDKASFSALPQRYRQLARYITALLRLAVLFRRARRAESLPQMQLGATSHRMRLLVPSSWLEQHPLSEADLEQEQIPMNELGLLLEVHPY, via the coding sequence ATGAGCCAAGGCGATCAGACCCCAATCAAGGACGGCGAACTGATCGCCGCCGTGGACATGGGATCCAACAGCTACCACATGGTGGTGGCGCGGGTGGAACACGGCGAACCCCGCGTGATCGATCGCCTGCGTGAAACGGTACGCATGGCCGCCGGCCTGCGCGCCGACGGCACCTTGGATGCGGAACATCGCGCCCGCGCGCTCAACTGCCTCGCCCGCTTCGGCCAACGCATCGCGGGCGTACCGTCGATCCGCGTGCGCGCGGTCGCCACCAATACGGTGCGCCGCCTGGCCTCGCCGCAATCGTTCCTGACGTCCGCCGAAACCGCGCTGGGACATCCGGTGGAAATCGTCTCCGGTCGTGAGGAAGGCCGCCTGATCTTCCTGGGCGCCTCGCACGACCTGCCCGCGTCGCGCGAAAGCCGGCTGGTCATCGACGTCGGCGGCGGCAGTACCGAATTCATCATCGGCCGCGGCTTCGCGCCGATGCATACGGAAAGCGTGCAGGCCGGTTGCATTGCTTCCACGCTGCGCTTCTTCCCGGGCGGCAAGCTCAATCGCAAGCGCTGGCAGCGCGCCAACAACGAGATCGGCGTGCTGCTGCAGCAGTTCGCGGAGGACTACCGCGAGTCCGGCTGGGTCGAGGCCTATGGTTCGTCCGGCACCGCCAAGGCCATCGGCTCGGTGGTGCAGGCCATGAAATTCTCCGACGACGGCATCACGCCGGCATCCCTCGCTGCCCTGCGCGACGCCCTGCTGAGCCAGGGACAGATCAGCGCGCTGAAGCTGCCAGGCCTCGCCGAGGATCGTGCGCCGGTGATCGCCGGCGGCGTGGTGATCTTCGAGGCCGCGTTCGAGGCGCTGGGCATCGAGCGCATGCGCGTCTGCGAAAGCTCGATGCGCGAAGGCCTGCTGTGGGACCTGATCGGCCGTGCCGGCGGTACCGATCCGCGCACGTCGAGCATCGATGCGCTCGCCAACCGTTACGGTGTGGATCGCGCCCAGGCACGCCGCGTGGAATCGACGGCGCTGATGTTCTTCGACCAGATCGCCCGCTCGTGGAAGCTCGACGGCGAGGCGCGCGAATGGTTGTCGTGGGCATCGCGCGTGCACGAGATCGGCCTGGCCATCGCTCATAGCCAGCACCATCACCATGGTGCCTACATCCTGCGCCACGCTGATCTGGCGGGTTTCTCCCGGCAGGAGCAACAGCTGCTCGCCGCCATCGTGGAGGCGCACCGCCGCAAACCGGACAAGGCCTCCTTCTCCGCCCTGCCGCAACGCTACCGGCAGCTCGCGCGCTACATCACCGCCCTGCTGCGCCTTGCCGTGCTGTTCCGTCGCGCGCGCCGCGCCGAATCGCTGCCGCAGATGCAGCTGGGCGCCACCAGCCACCGCATGCGCCTGCTGGTTCCGTCGTCGTGGCTGGAACAACACCCGCTCAGCGAAGCCGACCTGGAGCAGGAGCAGATACCGATGAACGAGCTGGGCCTGCTGCTGGAAGTCCATCCGTACTGA